A portion of the Streptomyces erythrochromogenes genome contains these proteins:
- a CDS encoding fumarate reductase/succinate dehydrogenase flavoprotein subunit, with translation MAQVERQQWDVVVVGAGGAGLRAAIEARERGARTAVICKSLFGKAHTVMAEGGIAASMGNVNEGDNWQVHFRDTMRGGKFLNQWRMAELHAKEAPDRVWELETWGALFDRTPDGKISQRNFGGHEYPRLAHVGDRTGLELIRTLQQKIVALQQEDFKECGDYEARLKVFQECTVTRVLKEGRRVSGAFCYERESGRFFVLEAPAVVLATGGIGKSFKTTSNSWEYTGDGHALALLAGAPLLNMEFVQFHPTGMVWPPSVKGILVTESVRGDGGVLRNSEGKRFMFDYVPDVFKEKYAESEEEGDRWYEDPDHNRRPPELLPRDEVARAINSEVKAGRGSPHGGVFLDVSTRMPAERIRRRLPSMYHQFKELADVDITAEPMEVGPTCHYVMGGIAVDSETAATVGVPGLFAAGEVAGGMHGSNRLGGNSLSDLLVFGRRAGLHAAEYAASPSGRPAVSQAEIDAAAVEALAPFHAAEGAENPYTLHQELQTTMNDLVGIIRREGEMAEALERLATLRVRASRAGVEGHRQFNPGWHLALDLRNMLLVSECVARAALERTESRGGHTREDCPAMERTWRPVNLLCRPVAPVPADPAADRIELVRTRTDPIRPDLLALFDKEELVKYLAEEELYE, from the coding sequence ATGGCTCAAGTGGAACGGCAGCAGTGGGACGTGGTCGTGGTCGGCGCGGGTGGCGCGGGGCTGCGGGCCGCGATCGAGGCCCGCGAGCGGGGCGCCCGTACCGCCGTGATCTGCAAGTCCCTGTTCGGCAAGGCCCATACGGTGATGGCGGAGGGCGGGATCGCCGCCTCCATGGGCAACGTCAACGAGGGCGACAACTGGCAGGTGCACTTCCGCGACACCATGCGCGGAGGGAAGTTCCTCAATCAGTGGCGGATGGCGGAGCTCCACGCCAAGGAGGCCCCGGACCGGGTCTGGGAGTTGGAGACCTGGGGCGCGCTCTTCGACCGCACGCCCGACGGGAAGATCTCCCAGCGCAACTTCGGCGGACACGAGTACCCCCGCCTCGCGCACGTCGGCGACCGCACCGGCCTGGAGCTGATCCGCACCCTCCAGCAGAAGATCGTCGCCCTCCAGCAGGAGGACTTCAAGGAGTGCGGGGACTACGAGGCCCGGCTCAAGGTCTTCCAGGAGTGCACCGTCACGAGGGTGCTGAAGGAGGGGCGGAGGGTCTCGGGGGCCTTCTGCTACGAGCGCGAGTCCGGCCGCTTCTTCGTGCTGGAGGCGCCGGCCGTGGTCCTGGCCACGGGCGGCATCGGCAAGTCCTTCAAGACCACCTCCAACTCCTGGGAGTACACCGGCGACGGCCACGCGCTGGCCCTCCTCGCGGGTGCCCCCCTGCTCAACATGGAGTTCGTGCAGTTCCACCCGACCGGCATGGTCTGGCCGCCGTCGGTGAAGGGGATCCTCGTCACCGAGTCCGTGCGCGGCGACGGCGGGGTGCTGCGCAACTCCGAGGGCAAGCGGTTCATGTTCGACTACGTCCCCGACGTCTTCAAGGAGAAGTACGCGGAGTCGGAGGAGGAGGGCGACCGCTGGTACGAGGACCCGGACCACAACCGGCGCCCGCCCGAGCTGCTGCCCCGCGACGAGGTGGCGCGGGCGATCAACTCCGAGGTGAAGGCCGGTCGTGGCTCCCCGCACGGCGGGGTCTTCCTCGACGTGTCCACGCGGATGCCGGCCGAGAGGATCAGGCGGCGGCTGCCGTCCATGTACCACCAGTTCAAGGAGCTGGCGGACGTGGACATCACGGCGGAGCCGATGGAGGTCGGCCCGACCTGCCACTACGTGATGGGCGGCATCGCCGTCGACTCCGAGACCGCGGCCACCGTCGGGGTGCCGGGGCTGTTCGCGGCCGGTGAGGTCGCGGGCGGGATGCACGGCTCGAACCGGCTCGGCGGGAACTCCCTGTCCGACCTGCTGGTCTTCGGGCGGCGGGCCGGGCTGCACGCCGCCGAGTACGCCGCCTCGCCTTCCGGGCGCCCGGCCGTCTCCCAGGCCGAGATCGACGCGGCGGCCGTGGAGGCGCTGGCTCCGTTCCACGCCGCCGAGGGCGCGGAGAACCCGTACACCCTCCACCAGGAACTCCAGACGACCATGAACGACCTCGTCGGCATCATCCGCCGGGAGGGCGAGATGGCCGAGGCCCTGGAGCGGCTCGCGACCCTGCGCGTACGGGCCTCCCGGGCCGGCGTCGAGGGCCACCGGCAGTTCAACCCGGGCTGGCACCTCGCCCTGGACCTGCGGAACATGCTGCTGGTCAGCGAATGCGTGGCCCGCGCTGCCCTGGAGCGCACCGAGAGCCGGGGCGGGCACACCCGCGAGGACTGCCCGGCGATGGAGCGGACCTGGCGCCCGGTGAACCTGCTGTGCCGGCCGGTGGCCCCCGTACCGGCGGACCCGGCGGCCGACCGGATCGAACTGGTCCGGACCCGCACCGACCCCATCCGCCCCGACCTGCTCGCACTGTTCGACAAGGAAGAGCTGGTCAAGTACCTCGCCGAAGAGGAGCTGTACGAATGA
- a CDS encoding succinate dehydrogenase/fumarate reductase iron-sulfur subunit — translation MSTYDASFRIWRGDAEGGDLRDFTVEVHDGEVVLDIVHRLQATQAADLAVRWNCKAGKCGSCSAEVNGRPRLMCMTRMSTFERTETITITPLRAFPVVRDLVTDVSFNYRKAREVPAFVPPEGVAPGAYRMQQIDVERSQEFRKCIECFLCQDTCHVVRDHEENKPAFAGPRFLMRVAELDMHPLDAASDAGLDRKRTAQEEHGLGYCNITKCCTEVCPEGIKITDNALIPLKERAVDRKYDPLVWLGSKIGRRKG, via the coding sequence ATGAGCACGTACGACGCGAGCTTCCGGATCTGGCGGGGCGACGCGGAGGGCGGGGACCTGCGGGACTTCACGGTCGAGGTGCACGACGGTGAAGTGGTCCTCGACATCGTCCACCGGCTCCAGGCCACCCAGGCGGCCGACCTGGCGGTGCGCTGGAACTGCAAGGCGGGCAAGTGCGGCTCGTGCAGCGCGGAGGTCAACGGCCGGCCGCGGCTGATGTGCATGACGCGCATGTCCACCTTCGAGCGGACCGAGACGATCACGATCACGCCGCTGCGTGCCTTCCCCGTGGTCCGGGACCTGGTCACGGACGTGTCCTTCAACTATCGCAAGGCGCGGGAGGTCCCCGCCTTCGTGCCGCCGGAGGGGGTGGCCCCGGGCGCGTACCGGATGCAGCAGATCGACGTGGAGCGCTCGCAGGAGTTCCGCAAGTGCATCGAGTGCTTCCTGTGCCAGGACACCTGCCACGTGGTGCGTGACCACGAGGAGAACAAGCCCGCCTTCGCCGGTCCGCGCTTCCTGATGCGGGTGGCGGAGCTGGACATGCACCCCCTGGACGCGGCCTCGGACGCGGGCCTCGACCGCAAGCGGACCGCGCAGGAGGAGCACGGGCTCGGCTACTGCAACATCACCAAGTGCTGTACGGAGGTCTGTCCCGAGGGCATCAAGATCACCGACAACGCGCTGATCCCGCTGAAGGAGCGGGCGGTGGACCGCAAGTACGACCCGTTGGTCTGGCTCGGCAGCAAGATCGGGCGCCGGAAGGGCTGA
- a CDS encoding TPM domain-containing protein translates to MLALGGWGFAQAPPARAEDPVALERQGQITDLVGALGERKSDVTAALDKLYADRKIQLFVAYVQDFSGRSAQSWADATAQRNGLGRDDVLLAVATGDRQYAYSADVDSGFTERQLAEVARTAIEPALRQNDWAGAAIGAANGYDAVLGGQPVPAPTITPGPADPGGGSGGSGAGDYVLPVVAVGAAGALGVYAYTRRRRRDAAAGGRGTTTGPGWPEGAPDRLPLPELDGRAKSLLVETDDAVRTSSEELGFATAQFGEEAAAPFIAAVEYAKGELTHAFRLRQQLDDAYPEDDATRRRMLDEIVARCTEANRRLDAQAADFDRLRDMEKNAPQALAAVEEHYLELTGRTTTAEATLTALARQYADSASAAVSSNPEQAKDRLLFAATNLGLAHAAVDAGENGTAAVHVRSAEGAVDQAATLMDAVERRAQELAEAAGKLPGALTETETDLADARGLLTGTAEGTSTADLRGRIGRAEAVLADVRQEEAAGRYDPIDALRRVEEADAALDEALAGARERESGRQRAAALLDRAMLAARSAIGAATDYITTSRGAVGSQARTRLAEAGRHLERAGALAAGDPSEALAEAQQADALARQAQQLAEQDVRAYQDPYAGRRGGGQGGAVLGGIILGEILRGGRGGGGFGGGGFGGGGGGGGFGGFGGGGGSGPGSFGGGGTRGRMGGGGRF, encoded by the coding sequence CTGCTGGCGCTCGGCGGCTGGGGCTTCGCGCAGGCCCCGCCCGCACGGGCCGAGGACCCCGTCGCCCTGGAGCGGCAGGGGCAGATCACCGACCTCGTCGGCGCGCTCGGCGAGCGGAAGTCCGACGTCACCGCCGCCCTCGACAAGCTGTACGCCGACCGGAAGATCCAGCTCTTCGTGGCGTACGTGCAGGACTTCTCCGGGCGCTCCGCCCAGAGCTGGGCGGACGCCACCGCGCAGCGCAACGGCCTCGGCCGGGACGACGTCCTGCTGGCGGTGGCCACCGGGGACCGCCAGTACGCCTATTCGGCCGATGTCGACTCCGGTTTCACCGAGCGGCAGCTGGCGGAGGTGGCGCGGACCGCGATCGAGCCGGCCCTGCGGCAGAACGACTGGGCGGGCGCGGCGATCGGCGCGGCGAACGGCTACGACGCGGTCCTCGGCGGGCAGCCCGTGCCGGCGCCGACCATCACCCCCGGCCCGGCCGACCCCGGCGGCGGCAGCGGCGGGAGCGGCGCCGGGGACTACGTGCTCCCGGTGGTCGCGGTCGGCGCGGCCGGGGCGCTCGGCGTGTACGCGTACACCCGGCGCAGGCGCAGGGACGCCGCGGCCGGCGGCCGCGGTACGACGACCGGGCCGGGCTGGCCCGAGGGGGCGCCGGACCGCCTGCCGCTGCCGGAGCTGGACGGCCGGGCGAAGTCCCTGCTGGTGGAGACGGACGACGCGGTCCGCACCAGCTCCGAGGAACTGGGTTTCGCCACCGCGCAGTTCGGCGAGGAGGCGGCCGCCCCGTTCATCGCGGCCGTGGAGTACGCCAAGGGCGAGCTGACGCACGCCTTCCGGCTGCGCCAGCAGCTCGACGACGCCTATCCGGAGGACGACGCGACCCGGCGCCGGATGCTGGACGAGATCGTCGCCCGCTGCACCGAGGCGAACCGGCGGCTCGACGCCCAGGCGGCGGACTTCGACCGGCTGCGGGACATGGAGAAGAACGCCCCGCAGGCCCTGGCGGCCGTGGAGGAGCACTATCTGGAGCTGACCGGCCGCACCACCACCGCCGAGGCGACCCTGACCGCGCTGGCCCGGCAGTACGCGGACTCCGCTTCCGCGGCGGTCTCCTCCAACCCCGAGCAGGCCAAGGACCGGCTGCTGTTCGCGGCGACCAACCTGGGCCTGGCCCACGCGGCCGTCGACGCGGGCGAGAACGGCACGGCGGCCGTGCACGTACGGTCCGCCGAGGGCGCGGTGGACCAGGCGGCGACCCTGATGGACGCGGTCGAGCGGCGGGCGCAGGAGCTGGCGGAGGCGGCCGGCAAGCTGCCGGGCGCGCTGACCGAGACGGAGACCGACCTCGCGGACGCCCGCGGGCTGCTGACCGGCACGGCGGAGGGCACCTCGACAGCCGACCTGCGCGGGCGCATCGGCCGGGCCGAGGCCGTACTGGCCGACGTCCGGCAGGAGGAGGCGGCGGGCCGCTACGACCCGATCGACGCCCTGCGCCGGGTGGAGGAGGCCGACGCGGCGCTCGACGAGGCCCTCGCCGGGGCCCGGGAGCGGGAGTCGGGCCGGCAGCGGGCGGCGGCCCTGCTCGACCGGGCGATGCTCGCGGCGCGCAGTGCGATCGGCGCGGCGACGGACTACATCACCACCAGCCGGGGCGCGGTGGGCAGCCAGGCCCGCACGCGGCTGGCGGAGGCGGGCCGGCATCTGGAGCGGGCCGGGGCGCTGGCGGCGGGCGACCCGTCGGAGGCGCTGGCGGAGGCCCAGCAGGCGGATGCGCTGGCGCGGCAGGCACAGCAGCTGGCGGAGCAGGACGTACGGGCGTACCAGGACCCGTACGCGGGCCGGCGCGGCGGCGGGCAGGGCGGCGCCGTACTGGGCGGGATCATCCTCGGCGAGATCCTGCGGGGCGGCCGGGGCGGTGGCGGATTCGGCGGAGGCGGTTTCGGCGGCGGCGGGGGCGGTGGGGGCTTCGGCGGATTCGGCGGCGGCGGTGGCAGCGGCCCCGGCTCCTTCGGAGGCGGCGGCACCCGGGGCCGCATGGGCGGCGGCGGCCGCTTCTGA
- a CDS encoding PspA/IM30 family protein, translating to MSKQTILGRVTQLAKANINALLDQAEDPQKMLDQLIRDYSNNISEADQAVATTIGNLRMLEADHKEDVDAASEWGSKALAASRKADELRASGAAAEADRFDNLAKVALGRQLQSEKEAQTAEPTIAAQTEVVGKLKSGLDSMRNKLTELQAKRDELVARARTAEAQNTMLDAVKNIDVMDPTSDLSRFEEKVRREEAMALGKQELAASSLDAQFESLDDLDRRSEIEARLAALKQA from the coding sequence ATGAGCAAGCAGACCATCCTCGGCCGGGTCACCCAGCTCGCCAAGGCCAACATCAATGCGCTGCTGGACCAGGCGGAGGACCCGCAGAAGATGCTGGACCAGCTGATCCGGGACTACAGCAACAACATCTCGGAGGCGGACCAGGCGGTCGCGACGACGATCGGCAACCTGCGGATGCTGGAGGCGGACCACAAGGAGGACGTGGACGCGGCGTCCGAGTGGGGTTCCAAGGCCCTGGCCGCGAGCCGGAAGGCGGACGAGCTGAGGGCGTCGGGGGCCGCTGCGGAGGCCGACCGGTTCGACAACCTGGCGAAGGTGGCACTGGGCCGGCAGTTGCAGTCGGAGAAGGAGGCGCAGACGGCGGAGCCGACGATCGCCGCGCAGACGGAGGTCGTCGGCAAGCTCAAGTCGGGCCTGGACTCGATGAGGAACAAGCTGACGGAGCTCCAGGCGAAGCGGGACGAGCTGGTGGCCCGGGCCCGCACCGCCGAGGCGCAGAACACGATGCTGGACGCGGTGAAGAACATCGACGTCATGGACCCGACGAGCGACCTGAGCCGCTTCGAGGAGAAGGTGCGGCGGGAGGAGGCGATGGCCCTGGGCAAGCAGGAGCTGGCCGCGTCCTCCTTGGACGCGCAGTTCGAGTCCCTGGACGACCTGGACCGCCGCAGCGAGATCGAGGCCCGCCTGGCCGCCCTGAAGCAGGCCTAG
- a CDS encoding SpoIIE family protein phosphatase codes for MSEIPAQAHQADVPRETWHDALWHSSPPGSIYDYIKVASFSIGPDGFIDQWSLRAEELFGLTAAQTVGRDPVDAFMPPELRPDAHRKVAEILDGKEWTGLIPFRIPGGNGAHGVAEIYVMPTQTETAERAALCVVVDVRALRRIESDLAASQAIFGQSPFGFLLFGTDLTVQRANRRFATVFGGTAETHRGRTVHDYLPAHEADRMADALRRVLDTGDAVTDLRITGSTPRSRENRHWSINLYRVHGGSGRPIGVAGIGTDVTRRHLAAREAAGVRRNLALLNEAGHRIGNSLDLETTARELLDVTVPGFCDLAAVDLYQGLLLGDDDRPARPQGPGVPSLPGQGPARTPSAALRRVAFASAVSDAPLSGPGALVAVGDIHRYPAASPGALALRTARPRLIEGGGPEDLVQSTLVVPMVAHDTVVGLAQFSRTKGSEPFGERDRAVAVELAARAAVCIDNARLYRREHERALILQRSLLPPGDPEAAGLDIACRYLPGNAATEVGGDWFDVIELPGHRTALVVGDVMGRGLRAAVAMGELRTAVRTLALLDLEPAEVLTALDEIARGLGAPGGSQQASRAALHSRDSDRSEVYLATCVYAVYDPVTRRCTIANAGHMPPVLVSPNQAGRGEDREPMPALLLEVPPGLPLGVGGEPFEEVEVELPEGALLALYTDGLVESRDHPLEEGLRGLRAALADPVRPLEDVCDHVLNTLDTRHGEDDIALLMARVQGLPVDAVGDWQLPREARSVGRARELARAKLPAWGLEGLLDTTELLVSELVTNALRYGEGEIRLRLLLDRTLVCEVWDANLVQPRRRRARDTDEGGRGLQLVGLLSAGWGTRRTHRGKTVWFELPLPGAAEEGVTELSAEQLLNMYG; via the coding sequence GTGAGCGAAATACCTGCGCAGGCACATCAGGCCGACGTGCCTCGGGAGACATGGCACGACGCCCTGTGGCACAGCAGTCCGCCTGGCTCGATATATGACTACATAAAGGTCGCATCCTTCTCGATCGGACCCGACGGGTTCATCGACCAGTGGAGCCTGCGCGCCGAGGAGCTCTTCGGACTGACGGCCGCTCAGACCGTCGGGCGCGACCCGGTCGACGCCTTCATGCCCCCCGAGTTGCGCCCGGACGCCCACCGCAAGGTCGCCGAGATCCTCGACGGCAAGGAGTGGACCGGCCTGATCCCCTTCCGGATCCCGGGCGGGAACGGCGCGCACGGCGTGGCCGAGATCTATGTGATGCCCACCCAGACCGAAACCGCGGAACGGGCCGCCCTCTGCGTCGTCGTCGACGTACGCGCGCTGCGCCGCATCGAATCCGACCTTGCCGCTTCACAAGCCATATTCGGCCAATCTCCCTTCGGCTTCCTGCTCTTCGGCACGGACCTCACCGTGCAACGGGCCAACCGGCGCTTCGCCACCGTCTTCGGCGGCACCGCCGAGACGCACCGCGGCCGCACCGTCCACGACTACCTGCCCGCGCACGAGGCGGACCGGATGGCGGATGCCCTGCGCCGGGTGCTGGACACCGGCGACGCGGTCACCGACCTCCGGATCACCGGATCCACCCCGCGCAGCCGGGAGAACCGCCACTGGTCCATCAACCTCTACCGCGTGCACGGCGGCAGCGGCCGCCCCATCGGTGTCGCCGGCATCGGCACGGACGTCACCCGCCGCCACCTCGCCGCCCGCGAGGCCGCCGGGGTCCGGCGCAATCTCGCCCTCCTCAACGAGGCCGGGCACCGCATCGGGAACTCCCTCGACCTGGAGACCACCGCCAGGGAACTCCTCGACGTCACCGTCCCGGGCTTCTGCGACCTGGCCGCCGTCGACCTCTACCAGGGGCTGCTGCTCGGCGACGACGACCGGCCCGCACGGCCCCAGGGGCCCGGCGTGCCCAGCCTGCCCGGCCAGGGTCCGGCCCGCACGCCGTCCGCCGCGCTGCGCCGGGTGGCCTTCGCCTCCGCCGTCTCCGACGCCCCGCTGTCCGGCCCGGGCGCCCTGGTCGCCGTCGGCGACATCCACCGCTATCCGGCGGCCTCGCCGGGCGCGCTCGCCCTGCGCACGGCGCGGCCGCGGCTGATCGAGGGCGGAGGACCGGAAGACCTCGTGCAGTCCACCCTGGTGGTGCCGATGGTCGCCCACGACACCGTGGTCGGGCTCGCGCAGTTCTCCCGTACGAAGGGCAGTGAGCCCTTCGGCGAACGGGACCGGGCGGTGGCCGTGGAACTGGCCGCCCGGGCCGCGGTGTGCATCGACAACGCGCGCCTGTACCGGCGCGAGCACGAGCGGGCGCTGATCCTGCAGCGCAGCCTGCTGCCCCCCGGCGACCCGGAGGCGGCGGGCCTGGACATCGCCTGCCGCTACCTGCCGGGCAACGCGGCGACCGAGGTCGGCGGCGACTGGTTCGACGTCATCGAACTGCCCGGGCACCGCACGGCGCTGGTCGTCGGCGACGTCATGGGCCGGGGCCTGCGGGCCGCCGTCGCCATGGGCGAACTGCGCACCGCCGTACGGACCCTGGCCCTGCTGGACCTCGAACCGGCGGAGGTGCTGACCGCGCTCGACGAGATCGCGCGCGGGCTCGGCGCACCCGGCGGCTCCCAGCAGGCCTCCCGGGCGGCCCTGCACTCCCGGGACTCGGACCGCTCGGAGGTGTACCTCGCCACCTGCGTGTACGCGGTCTACGACCCGGTGACGCGGCGCTGCACCATCGCCAACGCCGGCCACATGCCGCCGGTGCTGGTGTCGCCGAACCAGGCCGGCCGGGGCGAGGACCGGGAGCCCATGCCCGCCCTGCTGCTGGAGGTGCCGCCCGGGCTGCCGCTCGGGGTGGGCGGGGAGCCGTTCGAGGAGGTCGAGGTCGAACTCCCCGAGGGCGCCCTGCTCGCCCTGTACACCGACGGGCTCGTGGAGTCCCGGGACCATCCCCTGGAGGAGGGCCTGCGCGGTCTGCGCGCCGCGCTCGCGGACCCGGTCCGCCCTCTGGAGGACGTCTGCGACCACGTGTTGAACACCCTGGACACCCGGCACGGCGAGGACGACATCGCCCTGCTGATGGCCCGGGTGCAGGGCCTGCCCGTGGACGCGGTCGGGGACTGGCAGCTGCCGCGCGAGGCCCGGTCGGTGGGCCGGGCGCGGGAACTGGCCCGGGCCAAGCTGCCGGCGTGGGGCCTGGAGGGCCTGCTGGACACCACCGAGCTGCTGGTCAGCGAACTCGTCACCAACGCACTGCGCTACGGCGAGGGCGAGATCCGGCTCAGGCTGCTGCTGGACCGGACGCTGGTGTGCGAGGTGTGGGACGCGAACCTGGTCCAGCCGCGGCGCCGGCGCGCCCGCGACACCGACGAGGGCGGCCGGGGCCTCCAGCTGGTGGGCCTGCTGTCCGCCGGGTGGGGCACCCGGCGCACCCACCGCGGCAAGACCGTGTGGTTCGAGCTGCCGCTGCCGGGCGCGGCGGAGGAGGGCGTCACGGAACTCTCTGCGGAACAACTCCTCAACATGTACGGCTGA
- a CDS encoding ATP-binding protein — protein MIGVIDTDGECAEWAFPAEPGAVRTARHAVRGTLHEWGLEAVGDVTVLLVSELVTNSLRYASGPIGVRLIRRNPAAQGPADTPAGGPALLVEISDPLPDPPRERVADSEDEGGRGLHLVAASSQRWGTRHGKTGKTVWFELALPGE, from the coding sequence GTGATCGGCGTGATCGACACAGACGGTGAGTGCGCCGAGTGGGCCTTCCCCGCCGAGCCCGGCGCCGTCCGCACCGCCCGCCACGCCGTCCGCGGAACCCTGCACGAGTGGGGCCTCGAAGCCGTCGGCGATGTGACCGTCCTGCTGGTCAGCGAGCTGGTGACCAATTCCCTGCGCTACGCCTCCGGCCCCATCGGCGTCCGCCTGATACGGCGGAATCCGGCCGCCCAGGGCCCCGCGGACACCCCCGCCGGCGGTCCCGCACTGCTTGTGGAGATCTCCGATCCGCTTCCGGATCCGCCCCGCGAGCGGGTGGCGGACTCGGAGGACGAGGGGGGCCGCGGACTGCACCTCGTGGCCGCCTCCTCGCAGCGGTGGGGAACACGTCACGGGAAAACAGGGAAGACTGTGTGGTTCGAGTTGGCTCTTCCTGGTGAGTAA
- a CDS encoding (deoxy)nucleoside triphosphate pyrophosphohydrolase, with amino-acid sequence MTVRVVVGGALCHEGRLLAARRSAPPELAGRWELPGGKAEPGESVPEALVRELREELGVETEPLERIPGEWPLKPGLVLHVWTARLLSGVPAPLEDHDELRWLGPEELESVDWLDQDRPAVAEAGRRLRADGGGSGGGA; translated from the coding sequence ATGACTGTACGAGTGGTCGTGGGCGGAGCCCTTTGTCATGAGGGGCGCCTGCTGGCCGCCCGCCGCAGCGCACCGCCGGAGCTCGCCGGACGCTGGGAGCTGCCGGGCGGGAAGGCCGAACCGGGTGAGTCCGTCCCCGAGGCCCTGGTGCGCGAACTGCGCGAGGAGCTCGGCGTGGAGACCGAGCCGCTGGAGCGGATCCCGGGGGAGTGGCCGCTGAAGCCCGGGCTGGTCCTGCACGTGTGGACGGCGCGGCTGCTCTCCGGGGTGCCGGCGCCGCTGGAGGACCACGACGAACTGCGCTGGCTGGGGCCGGAGGAACTGGAGTCGGTGGACTGGCTCGACCAGGACCGTCCCGCGGTCGCCGAAGCCGGCCGCCGGCTGCGCGCGGACGGCGGCGGGAGCGGCGGGGGCGCGTGA
- a CDS encoding SPOR domain-containing protein yields the protein MNDSGALLPWLVIRQDDNGNRYRVGRYATRAEAQKVADSLDDRGHKQLYWVERIGQTATMN from the coding sequence ATGAACGACAGCGGTGCACTGCTTCCGTGGCTGGTCATACGTCAGGACGACAACGGCAACCGCTACCGGGTGGGCCGGTACGCCACCCGGGCCGAGGCCCAGAAGGTCGCCGACAGTCTCGACGACCGAGGACACAAGCAGCTCTACTGGGTCGAGCGGATCGGTCAGACCGCCACGATGAACTGA
- a CDS encoding GntR family transcriptional regulator, with protein sequence MTFGEQPAYLRVAGDLRRQIVDGSLPPHARLPSQARIREEYGVSDTVALEARKVLMAEGLVEGRSGSGTYVREQPVPRRVARSGYRTGGSSTPFRQEQADSGARGTWESSSEQAGAPAEIAKRLGIEPGERVMRTRYVFRDAGEAMMLSTSWEPLAVTGRTPVMLPEEGPLGGSGVVDRMAAIDVVVDNMVEEVGARPGLAEELVLLGGVPGHVVLVIGRTYFASGRAVETADVVVPADRYRLAYHLPVR encoded by the coding sequence GTGACTTTCGGTGAGCAGCCGGCCTATCTGCGCGTGGCCGGGGATCTTCGACGGCAGATCGTCGACGGTTCTCTGCCCCCGCACGCCCGGCTCCCCTCTCAGGCACGCATCCGCGAGGAGTACGGGGTCTCCGACACCGTGGCCCTGGAGGCGCGCAAGGTCCTCATGGCGGAGGGACTGGTCGAGGGCCGGTCCGGGTCCGGTACGTACGTGCGCGAGCAGCCGGTGCCGCGGCGGGTGGCCCGCTCCGGCTACCGCACGGGCGGCTCTTCGACGCCGTTCCGGCAGGAGCAGGCCGACTCCGGCGCGCGGGGGACGTGGGAGTCGAGCAGCGAACAGGCGGGCGCGCCCGCGGAGATCGCGAAGCGGCTCGGCATCGAGCCGGGCGAGCGGGTGATGCGGACGCGGTACGTCTTCCGCGACGCGGGCGAGGCGATGATGCTCTCGACCTCCTGGGAGCCCCTTGCGGTGACCGGGCGGACCCCGGTGATGCTGCCCGAGGAGGGCCCGCTGGGCGGTTCCGGAGTCGTCGACCGGATGGCCGCGATCGACGTCGTCGTCGACAACATGGTGGAGGAAGTCGGCGCGCGGCCCGGCCTGGCGGAGGAGCTCGTCCTGCTCGGCGGGGTCCCGGGGCACGTGGTGCTGGTGATCGGCCGCACCTACTTCGCCTCGGGCCGCGCGGTGGAGACGGCCGACGTGGTCGTCCCGGCCGACCGCTACCGCCTGGCGTACCACCTTCCGGTGCGCTAG